In Candidatus Bathyarchaeia archaeon, the genomic window CATTCTGATGATTATCTTCATGTCTCAATCATCGCTTTTCACATACCTCCTTAGCGCTCCACCAATATTGTCCTTAAAGTGGACGAAAAGCGGTCTCGGAAATGGCTTCTGGGAGGGCGGAGTGGCCATAGGTGATGTTGTAAAAAGTAATCCTGGCGAAGAAATAGTTTGTGCAACGGATTATAATGGTGGCACGGTATGGGTCTTAGATGATGCTGATGGAAAGACGCTATGGACATATACTGATAGCGCAATATATGCTTATGCACAAATATCCCTATATGATATTGATGCTGATGGAAACCTTGAGATTATAGTACCATTATATTATCCTCCAGGTATTCTAGTTTTACGTGGAGACGGCACCAGATACTGGAGAACCCTTATCTCGGGGAGCAGCGGGACGATAATGTCGTCTGTCGCTGCTGCCGATACGGATGGCGATGGAAAGCTTGAGATCTTTGCTGGATCACAAAATGTTGAGGCTGGATTAGATAAAAGATTCACTGGGAAAATTGTGAAACTGAGCTATGATGGACGAATATTAGCTGAAACCTTCACTTGGAGGGCATGTTCAGGGGGGATATCGATTGCGGATGCTGACAATGACGGTGAATTAGAGATTTACGCCGGCGACAGACACATGTATATGGGTGACGGTGACTACGGTAAAGGCGTCAGATCGTTCTGGGCAAGCAATCTCACCCAGAGATGGTGCCACCCGGACATCCTATGCAGCAGTCAATGCCCGGTTCTTGCCGATGTAACTGGCGACGGAAAAATGGAGGCGATTGTAAGCGACCAGCGTGGAGGTCTTATAATCCTCAACTCGACCAGTGGAAGCGCCATAAGGAAGAGCCGTAACATAGGTTTGCCAGGACACTATCAGCTAACGGTCTACGATATTGATGGTGACGGCTGCCTCGAGGTTTTAACGGCTGATGGCACGCATGAGAGCAGCAGATGGAGCAACACAGAAGTCGTTATCTTTGATCTAGTGAACTGGAAGGTTGATGGCAGACTGCCCGTAGGTAAATGTAAGTTTTCTCCAACGCTTGCAGATTTAACTGGCGACGGAAAAATGGACATAATAGCCTGTAATATGACTACTGTTTTCATTTACACGTATGATAGTCAAGCAAGAAAATACGTGAAGGTTGAGGAATTCTCGAATCTTAGCGAGGGGTTAATGTACGCCATAGTTCAGGATACCGATAACGATGGTTACCTTGAAATGGTTGTTCCAAGGGGAAGCGGATCTAATGCAAAAATATACTTCTTTGACACTACTGCTCCTAAGCCCCAACAAAGAGTGCGGTCTGAAGTAAAGTGGTACAGCGAATATAGAAGAGGCACCGCTGAATACATACCGCCGCCGAAAAAAACTAACCTAGCATCACCCACATATATCTCAGGTGAATGGGGTGTCGGCGCTATTAGCGGCATTATTAGCGTGGGGGTAACTGGAAGCTTTGGGAAAACCAATGTAGGCGGCAGCTACGTTAATCTTTGCCAATACACTTATGGAAGCAAATATCAGATCACAGAAGATGGAGTGGCCCAAAGCATCACGTTGTATGTTCGGGAAAGGAATAATGAGCCTAGAACATTAAAAGTAGCCATATATAATGACACTGCTGGAGTCCCGAGTAGGCTCCTAGCTCAAGGAACCACAACTATTCCAGCGGGACATAATGGCTGGATAACAGTTAGCCTTTCAACGCAACCGGTCCTTAAAGCTGGCAATTACTACTGGCTTATTGCAAATGCCCAAGCGTCAGGTAAAACTGTTAATTTCTATTTTAATGCGGGTGAAACCAGTCAGGCAATGTATGCTACGACAAGCCTATCAAGTTTTCCAACTGATCCATGCCAGTTCTCAGGGTTTAGAGACCGAGCATTCTCCATTTACTGCACTTATGAAAAATCTGGACCGACGCCTCCAAAAGTGGTGGGTCATAGTCCATCAAATGGCGAAGTCAACGTTCCTATAAACACAGTTATCCAGGTTACATTTAGTGAGACGATGAATAAAACTAGTGTTGAATCATCCTTTTCACTAGGCGTTGTTTCAGGCTCATTTAGCTGGAATGCGGATGAAACAATAATGACTTTTACTCCAAGCGGAAACTTGGCGTATGATACTACTTATACTGTTATAATATCTGGAGACGCGCAAGATAAAGAGGGAGAAAGTATGGGATCACCTTACACATGGTCATTTAGAACTGTTAGTCCATTGCCAACCCTAACTTCAAGTGACGGAACACATTCCACAAACGCCGACCTTATATGTTATTCATTCGATACTTCGGCGAGAAATATATTCAACTGGTATGTTAACAATGTTTCATTAACTAATCTGCTCCTAACCTTTGACATTAATGATCCACCGTACGTGAGAGACTATTCGCCATACAATAATAATGGAAAGGTTTATGGCGCCACATGGAGCAACAACGGCATATTAGGCGGAGCCTACTATTTTGACGGCTTCTTCGACTATATTAGAATTCCAGATGGCGGTTTAGGGTACTTTCCAGGCTATCCGACGCCAAGTAAGCTTGGCGGGGACGGTACATGGTCTGAGATAACAATAGAACTCTGGGTTTATATCGAGCCTAACCAGAACCCTGGAGCGAAGAATCCTCCAGTTAGCGACGTCAGATTTCTATCGAAGATACCATCATACGAGATGGGCATAGATACCTCAAAAAGATTGTTTGCTGGAATTTGGACGCAAAATGGTACAGATTACACGGAACTAGGCTCATTCGGTTCATCTAGGATAATGTACACTACCCCTCTAACCGATCAAGTATGGCATCACGTATCTTTGACCTATAGAAACGGTGTTGGTTTATCTTTATACCTCAATGGGCAGAGAGTTGGATTTAATGGTCAGGTAAGGGGTAACGTGCATTGTAGCAGCGGCGAGCCATTAGTTTTAGGATGGTTCGATTACTTTCATGGGATGATAGACGAGGTTAGAATTTATCCAAGATGCTTGTCTAGCGATCAAGTCTATCAGCGCTATATAGAGGTTAAAGAAGGCTGGAACGATAGGGCTGTTATAAAGGCGGCTGACACAAAGGGTCTAGAGGTCTGGAAGTGCCAAGTAATTCAAGGCAGCATATCAAGGTTCTCTAATCCATGGGAAATAGATAATACTCCACCATCAGCGCTCAATCTCAAAATAGGTCCACGTGAATCTCTACAGCCGCTGGTCACAGACACATTATTTGCTCTATACCAATATTTTGATGCCGACGAAAAACCGGAGTCGGGGTCAGAGATCAGATGGTATAAAAATGGCGTCCTTCAGCCATCCCTAAATAACAGTAGAACAGTTCCTTCTAGCGCTCTATTAGTCGGCGACGTATGGCGTTTTTCTGTTAGACCAAAAGATGGAGTAGACTTTGGTAGCCTTAGCCTTTCTCCAAACGTCACAGTGATTGCGAATAGTCCACCACAAGTGGTGTCCGCAGGGATCTCTTTAGATGGAAGCGGGAATCTCAATTGTATCTCACAAACATATGATGCTGATAGTGACGTTGTGAGAAGCGTATTTAATTGGTATGTTAACAATGCTCCACTAGCCACATTAATAATGCCTTTTGACACGGACAGCATGTTCACAGCGAAGGACTATTCGCCTCCAAGCACAAATGGGGTTATTTCCAGTCCCGCATGGACACCTAACGGCCTCTTAGGCGGCGCATATGTGTTTGATGGAAACGATATTATAATTGTAGCGGACGATTCAAGTCTCGGAGGAGATGGTACGTGGTCTGAGATAACAATAGAATTTTGGATTAAATTATCAGAGGATCAGTGGGGGTCCAGAGTAATAGCGAAGAAATTGGCTGGCTCCAGCACTGGGAGCTATATGGTTGGCTTTCAGACATCGACAAGCGACCCGGCTAATGCTTTGTTCTTCGGCGTAACAGTAGACGGCGTATGGTATGATACATGGAGTAATGTGACTGCGCAAGCCAATATGATACTAGAAGTAAACAAATGGAATCATGTGGTCTGCACATATAAGTCGGGTTTAGGATTAATAGTATACATAAATGGTACAAGGAGAGCTAGCCTGCCCCTTTCAGGATTAATAAGCGTTAGTACCCCAACCATTGGAGACGAACCATTATTCATAGGTTCTGATGGTAGCGGGCGAGCATATCGGTTCATAAAAGGAATTATAGATGAGGTTAGAATATATAGGCGTGCCCTTTCGTCGAGGCAGGTTCAGCAATTATATCTTGAGTCGTCAAAAGATGGGCTGAGTGGAAGGTCGACGATAATATCTACTGAAATAAGAAAAGGCGATACCTGGAAATGTGTTGTTACACCTAACGATAAGTATCAGGATGGAAGCGTGAAAGAGACTAATTCGATCGCTATATGAGCTGTGGAAGCGTGAAAGTATATGACTGAAAAAATCACATTAACCCTATTTTTATTAGCAATAATTATGATGCTTCTTTTTTCGCCGGCAACATCTTTCACCGCCAACGATGCAAGGTGCTCCATATTTATACGTGTTGATGGGTCGATAGACCCGTCTGATGCACCAATTAAGCGAAACGGAAACACTTACATTTTGACTGGAGACATTTATAATAAAACAATTACCATAGAGAAGGATAATATAATAATTGATGGAAATAACCATGTTATCCAAGGATTCAACACCCCATTTTCAACAGGAATAGATCTTACTGCTAGAAGACATGTTACAGTTAAAAATGTAAGAGTTCAAGGCTTCTATTTCGGCTTCTCACTAAATTACTCTCAATATAATGTCATATGGGGGAACACTATATATTTATGCTCATATATAATCTCCGCTGTGGAGAGTGAAGGTAACAGAATATATAACAATAATTTTCTGAGCGTGCCCAACAGGGTGTATGGTGGAATGAATATTTGGGATGGAGGTTACCCTGATGGAGGGAACTTCTGGGCTAATATGTATGGTGAAGATCTTTATTCAGGCGAGCTTCAAAACATTACGGGAAGCGATGGAATATGCGACCAAATATATGAGATAAATGAAGATAACTTTGATAGTTATCCATTAATGGGCTTCTTCTCGGTCTTTAAGGCTGAAAAGCAAGGGGAAACCTATCCTATATATGTTGTAAGCAACTCAAAAGTCTTGTCGGTTAGCTATGATCCATCCGCTTCGTCAATAAGTCTCCATATAAGTGGTAAGGTGGAAACCAGTAGATTTTGTAGAATGCTTATACCTTATGAGCTTCTCGAAGAACCCTACATGGTCTTAATTAATGGACAGGAACCCGTATATGTGGACAGTGGTCTCTACTCCAACGGAACGCATAGTTGGATATACTTTGGATACAACTCGCGAGAAGAGGTGAATCAAGTGCATATAGTACCGGAGTTTTCGCCAGCGCTGACCTTATGCAGCTTAGCAATATTAACGCTCCTCATTATTTACAGGAGGAAATACGTTAAAATTGAATAGGGAAGTGAGTGATGACTTACTTAGAATATTTGTGGGCAGCTAGCTTCACATTAGCTATAACATCAATAATCCTACTTCTCTTATCCGAGATGTTTTCCGCAAGCTGTAGAAGCTCTAAGGCTCACGTAAACAATAGGTTAAGGCGGGCAGCAATATTGGTAACAATCTTATTTCTGATAACTGTTGTTCTTGAGGTGGTAATTACGCTTGGATCAATGCAAGACCTCACTATGGTGGAGTTAATAGGACTGAGAAGGTTTTTAAGTTGAGAAAAAATTCTAGTCTACTAGTATATTGGTTTTCTAAAGAAGCACGCTGGTATTGGCTAACAGCGTCTCTTACGTCACTCTCGTCTTTTTTGGCATTTAATCTCTCAGATAATTCTTTTCCATTAATCTACATTAAGTATATTTTCGGCTTATTGTTTATTCTCTGGCTGCCGGGCTACACGTTTATGAGGGTTATGTTCCCCAGAAAATTCATTCTCATGCTATCTCCTGAAAGATTTAGCTTTTTGGAGCATTTCGCTCTAAGCTTATGCTTAAGTATAATTTTAACTTCCTCGGTTACTCTTCTTTTAAACTATACTTCTTGGGGCATAAATTTAGCGTCTGTTACTTTGAGCGTGACTGCATTAATAATGGTGTTAGCTACCTTCGCTTTACTAGAAGAATATGCCATAATAAAAGATAAGCGGCGTGAATCTAATGACTAACGAGTTAGCGGAAGTTGTGGAAGGATCGACACGCGGTGGATTGTTCATATTTCTCGGAACAATCACCTCAACAGCTATCCTAGCAATTACCTCGATAATTATTGCTAGGTTTCTAGGACCAGAATTCTATGGTCAGTATTCACTCTCAGTATTCCTCTCTCAATTTCTATTTTTATTCTCCGATTTCGGAATGAATCAGGGACTAATTAAATTTGCCACTGACTTGCGCATGAAGGGTGACTTGAAAACCCTCAGAAAAATAGTTCAATTCAGCATAGTGTTGAGGATTTTCATCGGGGCGGCGGTTTCTCTCGTTGTTTTTTACTTAGCGACGTACTTCTCTCTTATTATTGGTAGATCCGACATCAGCTCATATATTCAATTGTCCTCGCTTATGATAGTTTTTCAAGCAATACATTCTATAATAGTTTCAGCGTTTATCGGGCTAGATAAGGCTGAATATAATGCTTTAGCAAACATTATACTCTCCCTTACAAGATTTGTGGCATCTGTCTACTTGATTTTGTCCGGCTTTAAAATTGTGGGTGCCATTATGGGAAATTTTATCGGTTATGCTGCTGCCAGCGTAATGGGCGCACTCATACTATTCTCTAAATGCGGATTGATAGGCTCTCATTTAAAGAGTGGAAGCGCATTCAATTCTTCAGGAAACATAAAAGATTTAGTCAGATTCAGTATGCCACTTTATACATCAATACTGCTAACTGGTTTTCTACCCCTCTGCCAAAATATTATGCTTGCCATTTTCACTAGCGACGTGGAGATTGGAAACTTTAAGGCTGCGACAAACTTCACAACAGCGATAAGCATAATTTTTGCCAGTGTCACATTAATTTGCCTTCAAGCCTTCTCAAAAATTAATTCTCTGAGAAAGGAGGATAAAGTGGCGGATCTCTTCGCAATGATAAGTAAGTACACTTGTTTATTGGTGGCTCCAATCGTAACGTTGATTTTTGTTTTCTCGAAGGAGACAATAACAATATTATATGGTCCACTTTATCAGTCAGCTCACATACATCTTTCACTTTTATGCGCAAGTTACCTACTAATCCCATTAGGGTATCTGACATTATCCAGTCTCTTTAATGGTTTTGGAGAAACAAATATAACACTTAAGTTAACAGTAATTAATTTCCTTCTATTTACGCTTTTAGGGCTCCCTTTGACAATCCTCTGTGGCACTGTCGGAATGATTATAGCCTTCTTCTCCTCAAACGTAATTTCAACCTTCTTTGCAAGGCTTTTTGCAGAGAAGAAATTTAAAATTAAGCTGAAGATTACTGCTCCATTAATGGGAACCTATCTTGTTGCTGCTTTTTCAAGCGCTCCACTATTGCTCTTTCACCCAATATTCTCATCCAGCATCCTTAGAATTTTCGCTGGCATCTCAGTATATTTTTTGGTGTATTTAACTCTTATTCCATCAATAAAAGTGGTAAATAGGACAGAGCTGAAAGTTATTGAAGGTGCGCTGTATAAGTCTGACCTGCTAGCCTTTATAACTAAACCAATAATAACATATGAAGAAAATATATTGAATGTAAATGCCGTTGTGCCGCAATATCTCAGAAGAAAATTTAATCTAGCAAAATTATTTAGATCATAACATGTAACAATTGCGAGGGCATTTATTTAACCTTAATGCCAATTAACACTTTTCTAAGCAAGCGTCTTAATAATCATTGACGTGTAATAAAGAGTTTGGCACAGCTTATCCTAATGCAGGGAATATCTTTTATTCAACATATTTCTTACGCGCTCATACTCATTAAGAAAGTCAAGTCCCTGCATAGTAGTACGATAGTATTTATCCCTCGATTTTTCTAAAAGATCCCTGGAAACTAAAAAGCCTATATATTTTTTCAGTAACTCGTAGCTCAAGTTACATTTATACATTATCCTTGTTTTCTGCCTCTCCTTTCGGCAAAAAGAGAGAATCTCATACATAACGTCAAGGTTATTTCTCCTTAAAAATCCATTTCTCATATTTTTATCCCTACCTAAGATTGTAATCGTGATGGAGCCAGCCTCTTCCCCCATGCTTTCGTTGCCCACCTTTCTCTTCCGCTTTTCTTACCTTCCCTTTTACTGTTACTGACGGAACTTTCCGCCCCCTTATTTCCTCTCTAATAAATTTTCTGATTCCTCCAATCGTGGGAGCAATATTAAAGCTGCTTGCGACATGTTTAGGCACATGTTTTTCCAGTATCTCATAGAAGTCAGGTGGTTTATAGTCTCTTGTCGCCGTTATAACCATGCCTCTCTCCACAAATAATTTTGGAAAATCGTTGCTTGCTAATCCCTCAGCTCTCATTTTATCCTCTATGTGATCACGCCATAAATTTTTCCACTCAGTCCTCAATTCTATAGCGATATCCTTCCACACCTCATCCCTTCTTGAGATGGGCGTCATTTCAATTACTCCTTACTTTGATCTATTTTTGTTAGGTTTCTAATCAGGAAAAATGCCAATATTTTCACTTACGTTGACAGCCATTTTTCTAGATTAGAAACCTATACAATGAAATAAAGGTGTACTTAATAAACATTTATGGAATAAAGTTCTATTTAAAGGTAAATCTCAGAATT contains:
- a CDS encoding NosD domain-containing protein yields the protein MTEKITLTLFLLAIIMMLLFSPATSFTANDARCSIFIRVDGSIDPSDAPIKRNGNTYILTGDIYNKTITIEKDNIIIDGNNHVIQGFNTPFSTGIDLTARRHVTVKNVRVQGFYFGFSLNYSQYNVIWGNTIYLCSYIISAVESEGNRIYNNNFLSVPNRVYGGMNIWDGGYPDGGNFWANMYGEDLYSGELQNITGSDGICDQIYEINEDNFDSYPLMGFFSVFKAEKQGETYPIYVVSNSKVLSVSYDPSASSISLHISGKVETSRFCRMLIPYELLEEPYMVLINGQEPVYVDSGLYSNGTHSWIYFGYNSREEVNQVHIVPEFSPALTLCSLAILTLLIIYRRKYVKIE
- a CDS encoding LamG-like jellyroll fold domain-containing protein, translating into MKRELCNRVFSNNAEKLISSIALILMIIFMSQSSLFTYLLSAPPILSLKWTKSGLGNGFWEGGVAIGDVVKSNPGEEIVCATDYNGGTVWVLDDADGKTLWTYTDSAIYAYAQISLYDIDADGNLEIIVPLYYPPGILVLRGDGTRYWRTLISGSSGTIMSSVAAADTDGDGKLEIFAGSQNVEAGLDKRFTGKIVKLSYDGRILAETFTWRACSGGISIADADNDGELEIYAGDRHMYMGDGDYGKGVRSFWASNLTQRWCHPDILCSSQCPVLADVTGDGKMEAIVSDQRGGLIILNSTSGSAIRKSRNIGLPGHYQLTVYDIDGDGCLEVLTADGTHESSRWSNTEVVIFDLVNWKVDGRLPVGKCKFSPTLADLTGDGKMDIIACNMTTVFIYTYDSQARKYVKVEEFSNLSEGLMYAIVQDTDNDGYLEMVVPRGSGSNAKIYFFDTTAPKPQQRVRSEVKWYSEYRRGTAEYIPPPKKTNLASPTYISGEWGVGAISGIISVGVTGSFGKTNVGGSYVNLCQYTYGSKYQITEDGVAQSITLYVRERNNEPRTLKVAIYNDTAGVPSRLLAQGTTTIPAGHNGWITVSLSTQPVLKAGNYYWLIANAQASGKTVNFYFNAGETSQAMYATTSLSSFPTDPCQFSGFRDRAFSIYCTYEKSGPTPPKVVGHSPSNGEVNVPINTVIQVTFSETMNKTSVESSFSLGVVSGSFSWNADETIMTFTPSGNLAYDTTYTVIISGDAQDKEGESMGSPYTWSFRTVSPLPTLTSSDGTHSTNADLICYSFDTSARNIFNWYVNNVSLTNLLLTFDINDPPYVRDYSPYNNNGKVYGATWSNNGILGGAYYFDGFFDYIRIPDGGLGYFPGYPTPSKLGGDGTWSEITIELWVYIEPNQNPGAKNPPVSDVRFLSKIPSYEMGIDTSKRLFAGIWTQNGTDYTELGSFGSSRIMYTTPLTDQVWHHVSLTYRNGVGLSLYLNGQRVGFNGQVRGNVHCSSGEPLVLGWFDYFHGMIDEVRIYPRCLSSDQVYQRYIEVKEGWNDRAVIKAADTKGLEVWKCQVIQGSISRFSNPWEIDNTPPSALNLKIGPRESLQPLVTDTLFALYQYFDADEKPESGSEIRWYKNGVLQPSLNNSRTVPSSALLVGDVWRFSVRPKDGVDFGSLSLSPNVTVIANSPPQVVSAGISLDGSGNLNCISQTYDADSDVVRSVFNWYVNNAPLATLIMPFDTDSMFTAKDYSPPSTNGVISSPAWTPNGLLGGAYVFDGNDIIIVADDSSLGGDGTWSEITIEFWIKLSEDQWGSRVIAKKLAGSSTGSYMVGFQTSTSDPANALFFGVTVDGVWYDTWSNVTAQANMILEVNKWNHVVCTYKSGLGLIVYINGTRRASLPLSGLISVSTPTIGDEPLFIGSDGSGRAYRFIKGIIDEVRIYRRALSSRQVQQLYLESSKDGLSGRSTIISTEIRKGDTWKCVVTPNDKYQDGSVKETNSIAI
- a CDS encoding winged helix-turn-helix domain-containing protein; the protein is MGEEAGSITITILGRDKNMRNGFLRRNNLDVMYEILSFCRKERQKTRIMYKCNLSYELLKKYIGFLVSRDLLEKSRDKYYRTTMQGLDFLNEYERVRNMLNKRYSLH
- a CDS encoding DUF1616 domain-containing protein, whose product is MRKNSSLLVYWFSKEARWYWLTASLTSLSSFLAFNLSDNSFPLIYIKYIFGLLFILWLPGYTFMRVMFPRKFILMLSPERFSFLEHFALSLCLSIILTSSVTLLLNYTSWGINLASVTLSVTALIMVLATFALLEEYAIIKDKRRESND
- a CDS encoding oligosaccharide flippase family protein, coding for MTNELAEVVEGSTRGGLFIFLGTITSTAILAITSIIIARFLGPEFYGQYSLSVFLSQFLFLFSDFGMNQGLIKFATDLRMKGDLKTLRKIVQFSIVLRIFIGAAVSLVVFYLATYFSLIIGRSDISSYIQLSSLMIVFQAIHSIIVSAFIGLDKAEYNALANIILSLTRFVASVYLILSGFKIVGAIMGNFIGYAAASVMGALILFSKCGLIGSHLKSGSAFNSSGNIKDLVRFSMPLYTSILLTGFLPLCQNIMLAIFTSDVEIGNFKAATNFTTAISIIFASVTLICLQAFSKINSLRKEDKVADLFAMISKYTCLLVAPIVTLIFVFSKETITILYGPLYQSAHIHLSLLCASYLLIPLGYLTLSSLFNGFGETNITLKLTVINFLLFTLLGLPLTILCGTVGMIIAFFSSNVISTFFARLFAEKKFKIKLKITAPLMGTYLVAAFSSAPLLLFHPIFSSSILRIFAGISVYFLVYLTLIPSIKVVNRTELKVIEGALYKSDLLAFITKPIITYEENILNVNAVVPQYLRRKFNLAKLFRS